One region of Yersinia bercovieri ATCC 43970 genomic DNA includes:
- the cmoB gene encoding tRNA 5-methoxyuridine(34)/uridine 5-oxyacetic acid(34) synthase CmoB — MIEFGDFYRLIAKGPLSPWLDTLPAQLSAWQRESLHGKFKTWFNAVEHLPQLTPTSLDLRDGVRAEMSPPLSAGQREGMENMLRALMPWRKGPFSLYGLEIDTEWRSDWKWQRVLPHITPLDGRTILDVGCGSGYHLWRMIGEGAQLAVGIDPMQLFLCQFEAIRKLLGGDQRAHVLPLGIEQLPELAAFDTVFSMGVLYHRRSPLDHLYQLKNQLVSEGELVLETLVVEGDSRQVLVPGDRYAQMRNVYFIPSAPALKEWLEKCGFVDVRIADMAVTTTDEQRRTDWMTSESLAEFLDPTDPSKTVEGYPAPVRAVLIARKP; from the coding sequence ATGATTGAATTTGGCGATTTTTACCGGCTGATTGCCAAAGGCCCATTAAGCCCATGGCTAGATACCCTGCCCGCGCAACTCAGTGCCTGGCAGCGCGAATCACTGCACGGCAAGTTTAAAACCTGGTTTAACGCGGTAGAGCATTTGCCGCAGCTCACCCCAACCTCACTGGATCTACGCGATGGCGTGCGGGCAGAGATGTCGCCACCTCTTTCTGCCGGTCAGCGGGAGGGGATGGAAAATATGTTACGCGCCCTGATGCCATGGCGCAAAGGCCCCTTCTCTCTCTATGGGCTGGAGATCGATACCGAATGGCGCTCTGATTGGAAATGGCAGCGGGTATTGCCGCACATCACGCCACTGGACGGGCGCACCATTTTGGATGTCGGCTGTGGTAGCGGCTATCACCTGTGGCGCATGATTGGTGAAGGTGCCCAGTTGGCAGTGGGTATCGACCCGATGCAGCTGTTTTTGTGTCAGTTTGAAGCCATCCGTAAGCTGTTGGGTGGTGACCAACGTGCCCATGTGCTGCCGCTGGGCATTGAACAACTGCCCGAGTTGGCAGCCTTCGACACGGTGTTCTCTATGGGGGTGCTCTATCACCGCCGCTCACCGCTAGATCACCTCTATCAGCTAAAAAACCAGTTGGTTAGCGAGGGGGAATTGGTGCTCGAAACATTGGTGGTTGAAGGCGATAGCCGGCAGGTATTGGTGCCCGGCGATCGTTATGCCCAAATGCGTAACGTCTATTTCATTCCGTCGGCACCCGCATTGAAGGAGTGGCTGGAAAAATGTGGGTTTGTGGATGTCAGAATCGCTGATATGGCGGTGACCACCACCGATGAGCAGCGCCGCACCGACTGGATGACCAGCGAGTCATTAGCTGAGTTCCTCGATCCAACAGACCCAAGCAAAACCGTGGAAGGCTATCCGGCCCCAGTTAGAGCCGTATTAATCGCTCGTAAGCCATAA
- the argS gene encoding arginine--tRNA ligase produces MNIQALLSDKVSQALIAAGAPAGSEAQVRQSAKAQFGDYQANGVMAVAKKMGMQPRQLAEKVIELLDLEGIASKVEIAGPGFINIFLDRQWVASKVEFALTAPKLGVAPVEPQTIVVDYSAPNVAKQMHVGHLRSTIIGDAAVRTLEFLGHHVIRANHVGDWGTQFGMLIAYLEKMQNESASDMDLSDLELFYQQAKKTYDEDEEFALRARAYVVKLQSGDEYCRQMWRKLVDITMAQNQIAYDRLNVTLTTDDVMGESLYNAMLPGIVADLKAKGLAVESDGATVVYLDEYKNKDGEPMGVIIQKKDGGYLYTTTDIACAKYRYETLGADRVLYYIDTRQHQHLMQAWTIVRKAGYVPESVPLEHHMFGMMLGKDGKPFKTRSGGTVKLSDLLDEAIERAGKLIAEKNPDMPADELKQVVEAVGIGAVKYADLSKSRTTDYIFDWDNMLALDGNTAPYMQYAYTRVVSVFKRAGVDENSLTLPLVITEDREAALATRLLQFEEVITTVAREGTPHVMCSYLYDVAGLFSSFYEHCQILNAASEEIRQSRLKLAMLTAKTLKQGLDTLGIRTVERM; encoded by the coding sequence GTGAATATTCAGGCTCTTCTCTCAGATAAAGTCAGCCAGGCGCTGATTGCAGCAGGTGCTCCAGCAGGTAGCGAAGCTCAAGTTCGCCAATCTGCCAAAGCGCAATTTGGCGATTATCAAGCTAATGGCGTCATGGCCGTTGCCAAAAAAATGGGCATGCAACCCCGACAACTGGCAGAAAAAGTCATTGAGCTGCTTGATCTTGAGGGTATTGCCAGCAAGGTTGAGATCGCCGGCCCCGGTTTTATCAATATTTTCTTAGACCGTCAGTGGGTTGCCAGCAAAGTAGAGTTCGCGTTAACAGCACCCAAACTGGGCGTGGCACCGGTTGAACCGCAAACTATCGTGGTTGACTATTCGGCACCTAACGTGGCTAAGCAGATGCACGTCGGTCACCTGCGCTCAACCATTATCGGTGATGCGGCGGTGCGGACTCTGGAGTTCCTGGGGCACCATGTTATCCGCGCTAACCACGTCGGCGACTGGGGCACACAGTTCGGTATGCTGATTGCGTATCTGGAAAAAATGCAGAATGAAAGCGCCAGCGATATGGACCTATCGGATCTGGAGCTTTTCTATCAGCAAGCCAAGAAAACCTATGACGAAGACGAAGAGTTCGCCCTGCGCGCCCGTGCCTATGTGGTGAAACTGCAAAGCGGCGACGAATATTGCCGTCAGATGTGGCGCAAACTGGTGGATATCACCATGGCGCAGAACCAGATTGCCTATGATCGGCTAAATGTCACCCTGACCACAGATGATGTCATGGGCGAGAGCCTATATAACGCCATGTTGCCGGGCATTGTTGCGGATCTGAAAGCCAAGGGTCTGGCAGTCGAGAGCGACGGGGCCACTGTGGTCTATCTGGATGAGTATAAAAACAAAGATGGCGAGCCAATGGGCGTCATTATCCAGAAAAAAGATGGCGGTTACCTCTATACCACCACGGATATCGCTTGTGCCAAGTATCGCTATGAAACACTGGGCGCAGACCGCGTGTTGTATTACATCGACACTCGCCAGCACCAACATCTGATGCAAGCATGGACTATCGTGCGCAAAGCCGGTTACGTCCCTGAGTCAGTGCCACTAGAACACCATATGTTTGGCATGATGCTGGGGAAAGATGGCAAGCCATTTAAAACCCGCTCAGGTGGCACGGTTAAGCTATCCGACTTGCTGGACGAAGCTATTGAGCGTGCCGGCAAATTGATCGCCGAGAAAAACCCGGATATGCCTGCGGATGAACTGAAGCAGGTGGTGGAAGCGGTCGGTATTGGCGCGGTGAAATATGCCGACTTGTCAAAAAGCCGCACCACCGACTATATCTTCGACTGGGATAACATGCTGGCGCTGGATGGCAACACCGCACCTTACATGCAATATGCCTATACCCGCGTGGTTTCGGTGTTTAAACGTGCAGGCGTTGATGAGAATAGCCTGACACTGCCACTGGTGATAACCGAAGATCGTGAAGCGGCACTGGCAACGCGCCTGCTGCAATTTGAAGAGGTCATCACTACCGTCGCCCGCGAAGGGACGCCTCATGTGATGTGCTCCTATCTGTATGACGTAGCGGGCTTATTCTCCAGTTTCTACGAGCATTGCCAGATCCTGAATGCCGCAAGTGAAGAGATCCGCCAAAGCCGCCTGAAACTGGCGATGCTGACGGCAAAAACCCTGAAGCAAGGTCTGGATACCCTCGGTATTCGCACAGTAGAGCGGATGTAG
- a CDS encoding DUF480 domain-containing protein, whose translation MKQSLNALEARVIGCLLEKQVTTSEQYPMSLNGVTVACNQKTNREPVMELSESDVQQTLDFLLKKHLIRTQSGNRVMKYEHRFCNSEFGNLKFSPAELAVITTLLLRGPQTPGELRTRTNRMYEFADVSETEAVLNQLSQREDGPFVARLAREAGKRESRYRHLFSGDAAATAPADEGVDGVTGTLEARVAQLEQQVMALTRRLDEVLIQLDD comes from the coding sequence ATGAAACAGAGTCTAAATGCATTAGAGGCCAGAGTGATTGGCTGTTTGCTGGAAAAACAGGTGACGACGTCAGAGCAGTATCCGATGTCGCTCAATGGTGTGACGGTAGCTTGTAATCAGAAAACTAACCGTGAACCGGTGATGGAGCTATCCGAATCGGATGTGCAGCAGACACTGGATTTTTTGCTGAAAAAACACCTTATCCGCACACAAAGTGGTAATAGGGTCATGAAGTATGAGCACCGTTTCTGCAATTCTGAGTTTGGTAACCTTAAATTCTCCCCAGCGGAGTTGGCGGTGATCACCACACTACTATTACGTGGCCCGCAGACGCCAGGTGAGTTGCGCACCCGCACCAACCGCATGTATGAGTTTGCGGATGTGAGCGAGACCGAAGCGGTGCTGAATCAGCTCTCCCAACGTGAAGATGGGCCATTTGTGGCGCGTCTGGCCCGTGAGGCGGGTAAACGCGAGAGTCGCTATAGGCATCTGTTTAGCGGCGATGCGGCAGCAACTGCACCCGCAGACGAGGGTGTTGACGGGGTAACCGGCACCCTTGAAGCCCGAGTTGCGCAGCTTGAGCAACAGGTTATGGCGCTGACACGCCGTTTGGATGAAGTGCTGATCCAGTTAGATGATTGA
- a CDS encoding hydrolase, which yields MKLDAKTTALVLIDLQQGILPYAKGPYSAEQVIATNARLADKFRQLGATVVLVRVGWSDSFAEALKQPVDQPSPTPDGGLPESWWRFPEQLAVSDQDIKVIKHQWGAFYGTDLDLQLRRRGIKTVVLAGIATNIGVESTARTAWELGYELVIAEDGCSTASAEMQQFAVNHIFPRISRVRSSTEILAALDA from the coding sequence ATGAAACTTGATGCAAAAACCACCGCACTGGTACTGATTGATCTGCAACAGGGGATCTTGCCCTATGCCAAAGGCCCTTATAGCGCTGAGCAGGTCATCGCAACCAATGCGCGGCTGGCCGATAAATTTCGCCAACTCGGTGCTACAGTCGTGTTGGTGCGCGTGGGGTGGTCTGACTCCTTCGCTGAGGCGCTAAAACAGCCGGTCGATCAGCCTAGCCCTACCCCTGATGGCGGTTTGCCCGAGTCATGGTGGAGATTCCCTGAGCAGCTGGCGGTGAGTGATCAGGATATTAAGGTGATCAAACACCAGTGGGGCGCGTTTTACGGCACTGATTTAGATCTGCAGTTGCGCCGTCGTGGGATTAAAACCGTGGTACTGGCGGGCATTGCCACCAATATTGGTGTTGAATCGACCGCCCGTACCGCCTGGGAACTGGGTTATGAGTTAGTGATTGCTGAAGATGGTTGCAGCACGGCGAGTGCCGAGATGCAGCAGTTTGCGGTGAACCATATCTTCCCACGCATTTCCCGCGTTCGCAGCAGCACTGAAATTCTTGCCGCGCTAGACGCATAA
- the murJ gene encoding murein biosynthesis integral membrane protein MurJ: protein MNLLKSLAAVSSMTMFSRVLGFARDAIVARVFGAGMATDAFFVAFKLPNLLRRIFAEGAFSQAFVPILAEYKSQQGEEATRTFVAYVSGLLTLILAVVTILGMLAAPWVIFITAPGFTDTPDKFALTSALLRVTFPYILLISLASLVGAILNTWNRFSIPAFAPTFLNISMIGFALFAAPYFNPPVMALAWAVVVGGVLQLGYQLPHLKKIGMLVLPRLSLRDAGVWRVMRQMGPAILGVSVSQISLIINTIFASFLVSGSVSWMYYADRLMEFPSGVLGVALGTILLPSLAKSFSSGNHDEYSRLMDWGLRLCFLLALPSAVALGILAKPLVVSLFQYGKFSAFDAAMTQRALVAYSVGLMGLIVVKVLAPGFYSRQNIKTPVKIAIVTLILTQVMNLIFIGPLKHAGLSLSIGLGACLNASLLYWQLRKQQIFQPQPGWALFLTKLVIGVIVMSAVLLGLLWVMPAWDIGGMAYRLLRLSAVVAAGVIAYFASLALLGFKLRDFARRSNG from the coding sequence ATGAATTTACTGAAATCACTGGCAGCCGTCAGTTCAATGACCATGTTTTCCCGCGTATTGGGCTTTGCCCGTGATGCCATTGTGGCGCGGGTCTTCGGTGCAGGTATGGCAACGGATGCCTTTTTTGTGGCCTTTAAATTGCCTAATCTCCTGCGGCGTATTTTTGCTGAGGGGGCATTCTCGCAGGCTTTTGTGCCGATTCTGGCTGAATATAAGAGCCAGCAGGGCGAGGAGGCGACACGAACATTTGTCGCCTATGTCTCCGGCTTATTAACCCTGATACTGGCGGTAGTCACGATATTGGGCATGTTGGCAGCACCTTGGGTTATCTTTATTACCGCCCCCGGTTTTACCGACACCCCCGATAAATTTGCACTCACCTCTGCGCTGCTGCGGGTGACATTCCCCTATATCTTGCTGATCTCACTGGCCTCGCTGGTGGGGGCTATCCTCAATACCTGGAACCGCTTCTCCATTCCCGCGTTTGCACCAACCTTCCTAAATATCAGCATGATAGGTTTTGCACTCTTTGCCGCGCCTTACTTTAATCCCCCGGTGATGGCGCTGGCCTGGGCCGTGGTGGTGGGCGGGGTGCTGCAATTGGGTTATCAACTGCCTCATCTGAAAAAGATAGGTATGCTGGTACTGCCGCGGTTGTCACTGCGTGATGCCGGGGTCTGGCGGGTGATGCGCCAAATGGGGCCGGCGATCCTTGGGGTGTCCGTCAGCCAAATCTCACTGATCATCAACACTATTTTTGCGTCGTTTCTGGTCTCAGGCTCTGTCTCCTGGATGTACTATGCTGACCGCTTGATGGAGTTCCCATCCGGTGTCCTGGGCGTGGCGTTAGGCACCATTTTGCTGCCCTCACTGGCAAAAAGCTTCTCCAGCGGTAACCATGATGAGTATTCCCGACTGATGGATTGGGGTCTGCGCCTCTGTTTCTTGCTGGCGTTACCCAGTGCGGTGGCATTGGGGATCCTCGCTAAGCCGTTGGTGGTGTCACTGTTCCAGTATGGTAAATTCAGTGCCTTTGATGCCGCGATGACCCAGCGAGCGCTGGTAGCTTACTCGGTTGGTCTGATGGGGCTGATTGTGGTTAAAGTGCTGGCACCGGGGTTCTACTCGCGCCAAAACATCAAAACCCCAGTGAAGATTGCTATTGTCACACTGATATTGACTCAGGTGATGAATCTGATTTTCATCGGGCCACTAAAACATGCGGGGCTATCGCTGTCGATTGGTCTTGGGGCATGTCTGAATGCCAGCTTGCTGTATTGGCAGTTGCGTAAGCAGCAGATTTTCCAGCCGCAACCCGGCTGGGCGCTATTCCTGACGAAATTGGTTATCGGCGTGATTGTGATGTCAGCGGTGTTGCTGGGGCTGTTGTGGGTCATGCCGGCGTGGGATATCGGCGGCATGGCTTATCGGCTGTTGCGCTTATCGGCAGTGGTGGCGGCGGGGGTGATTGCCTACTTTGCTTCACTGGCGTTACTCGGATTCAAATTGCGAGATTTTGCCCGGCGAAGCAATGGCTGA
- a CDS encoding MAPEG family protein, whose translation MVSSLYVVLGALLLIKLSFDVVKLRNQYRVAYGDGGFYELQTAIRVHGNAVEYIPIAVILLIMMEMNGALTWMIHLCGLMLIVGRLLHYYGLRHREIRWRRSGMSATYVSLVLMVIANIYYLPWDQIFSLT comes from the coding sequence ATGGTTAGCTCGCTTTATGTCGTGTTGGGCGCACTGTTATTGATCAAACTTTCATTTGATGTGGTGAAATTAAGAAACCAGTACCGGGTAGCTTATGGCGACGGTGGTTTTTATGAGTTACAAACCGCCATCCGCGTACATGGTAATGCCGTAGAATATATTCCTATTGCTGTAATTTTGCTCATTATGATGGAGATGAATGGTGCACTGACGTGGATGATTCACCTTTGTGGATTGATGCTGATAGTCGGCCGCCTGCTGCATTATTATGGTTTACGCCATCGCGAAATTCGCTGGCGTCGCTCTGGGATGAGTGCCACTTATGTTTCTTTGGTATTGATGGTTATTGCTAATATTTACTACCTACCTTGGGATCAGATTTTCAGTCTAACCTGA
- the cmoA gene encoding carboxy-S-adenosyl-L-methionine synthase CmoA, translating into MPNRDTQSQNDAQRQHAGATEPQRDSLFAAPIAKLGDWTFDEKVAEVFPDMIQRSVPGYSNIISMIGMLAERFVQPHSQIYDLGCSLGAATLSMRRNIKAEGCKIIAVDNSPAMVERCRRHLDAFRAETPVDVVESDILDIKLENASMVVLNFTLQFLEPADRQRLLNQVYQGLRPGGALVLSEKFNFEDSDIGELLFNMHHDFKRANGYSELEISQKRSMLENVMLTDSVETHKQRLHQAGFEHAEVWFQCFNFGSLIALKAGEAQ; encoded by the coding sequence ATGCCAAATCGCGACACTCAATCTCAAAACGATGCGCAACGCCAGCACGCTGGGGCGACAGAGCCACAGCGTGATAGCCTGTTTGCTGCCCCTATTGCCAAATTAGGTGACTGGACCTTCGACGAAAAGGTCGCTGAAGTGTTCCCTGATATGATCCAGCGATCGGTTCCCGGCTACTCCAACATTATCTCGATGATCGGCATGTTGGCGGAGCGTTTTGTGCAGCCCCATAGCCAGATTTACGATCTGGGCTGTTCGCTGGGTGCCGCGACACTGTCAATGCGCCGCAATATCAAGGCGGAAGGTTGCAAAATCATTGCCGTGGATAACTCGCCCGCGATGGTCGAGCGCTGCCGTCGCCATCTCGACGCTTTTCGCGCAGAGACGCCCGTCGACGTGGTGGAGTCAGATATTCTGGATATCAAGCTGGAAAACGCCTCGATGGTGGTGCTGAATTTCACTTTGCAATTCCTGGAGCCGGCTGACCGCCAACGGCTACTCAATCAGGTGTACCAAGGGTTGCGACCAGGGGGGGCCTTGGTGTTGTCCGAGAAGTTCAACTTTGAGGATAGCGATATCGGCGAACTGCTGTTTAACATGCACCACGATTTTAAGCGCGCCAATGGTTACAGCGAACTGGAGATCAGCCAGAAACGCAGCATGCTGGAGAATGTCATGTTGACCGACTCCGTTGAAACCCATAAACAGCGTCTGCATCAAGCCGGTTTCGAGCACGCGGAAGTCTGGTTCCAGTGTTTTAATTTTGGTTCGCTAATTGCCCTGAAAGCAGGAGAGGCTCAATGA
- a CDS encoding VOC family protein, whose product MRRLQDIAELQDLITDLPIFEQKLVSFSAKLNLDLTQFSADHISLRCYQIETAQRWRSGLLHCGNLMSETQINGRPICLFDLAQPLAIGPWQIDCIELPYPGKTHYPHQGWEHVELVLPGDPQTLQHRARALLPATFPVGINEKFSSPQGEHERLANPTLAVSDGEITIKFHPYTLRQIIDSENHN is encoded by the coding sequence ATGCGCCGTTTGCAAGATATCGCCGAATTACAGGATTTAATCACTGATCTGCCAATTTTTGAGCAGAAACTGGTGAGTTTTTCGGCCAAATTAAATTTGGATTTGACTCAATTTAGCGCCGACCATATTTCATTGCGCTGCTATCAAATTGAAACCGCGCAGCGCTGGCGTAGCGGATTATTACATTGTGGCAATTTGATGTCCGAGACGCAGATTAATGGCCGACCCATTTGTCTGTTCGATTTAGCGCAACCTTTAGCTATTGGCCCCTGGCAGATAGATTGCATTGAGCTGCCGTATCCGGGGAAAACCCATTATCCCCATCAGGGCTGGGAGCATGTGGAGCTGGTTTTGCCCGGTGACCCGCAAACCCTGCAACACCGCGCCCGAGCCTTGCTACCCGCGACATTTCCCGTGGGCATCAATGAAAAATTTAGTTCACCGCAAGGGGAGCATGAACGTTTAGCTAACCCAACGCTGGCGGTGAGTGATGGCGAGATAACCATTAAATTTCACCCATATACCTTGCGGCAAATAATAGATAGCGAGAACCATAACTAA
- the cutC gene encoding copper homeostasis protein CutC, protein MTKLEICCYSVDCAQVAEKAGADRIELCCGQSEGGLTPSVGALMQARETVTIPVHPIVRPRGGDFCYSHNDFAIIKNDIARIRDMGFAGVVVGVLDTDGHIDMPRMREIMSLSGDLAVTFHRAFDMCQNPMVALQQLTDLNVARILTSGQQQNAELGLSLLKDLVAATQTQGPIIMAGAGVRLTNMQKFIDAGIRELHSSAGRSVPSTMKYRKAGVTMCADSDVDEFAHYCVDGEVVEAMKSLLVMGAPLSRSA, encoded by the coding sequence ATGACTAAATTGGAAATTTGTTGCTATAGCGTCGATTGTGCGCAGGTAGCAGAAAAGGCAGGAGCCGACCGGATTGAACTATGCTGCGGTCAGTCCGAAGGGGGTTTAACACCTAGCGTCGGTGCATTAATGCAAGCCAGAGAGACCGTAACTATTCCGGTGCATCCAATCGTGCGACCTCGGGGCGGTGATTTCTGCTATAGCCATAATGATTTTGCCATCATCAAAAATGATATTGCGCGCATCCGTGATATGGGTTTTGCGGGCGTGGTCGTGGGGGTGCTGGATACTGATGGGCATATTGATATGCCGCGGATGCGCGAGATAATGTCCCTCAGCGGTGACCTGGCGGTCACATTCCATCGTGCATTTGATATGTGTCAAAACCCGATGGTCGCCTTGCAGCAATTAACCGACCTGAATGTGGCGCGGATTCTAACCTCGGGCCAGCAACAGAATGCGGAACTGGGGCTGTCACTACTGAAAGATTTAGTCGCCGCCACCCAAACGCAAGGGCCGATTATCATGGCGGGTGCGGGTGTTCGGCTGACCAATATGCAGAAATTTATTGATGCCGGTATTCGCGAGTTACACAGCTCTGCGGGGCGTTCGGTTCCCTCGACGATGAAATATCGCAAAGCTGGCGTGACTATGTGTGCCGACAGTGATGTCGATGAGTTTGCGCATTATTGTGTTGATGGTGAAGTGGTTGAGGCGATGAAGAGTTTGCTGGTGATGGGCGCACCACTTTCACGTTCAGCCTAG
- a CDS encoding Gfo/Idh/MocA family protein, with product MIDKDAMNKAGVGKKLRVGIVGLGGIAQKAYLPILTQALDWQLTGAFSPNQIKAQPVCDSYRMRYFSRLDTLAAECDAIFVHSSTASHFQVVSELLRAGIHVYVDKPLAETLAQSEQLIALATKQKLALMVGFNRRFSPLYQQLKQEMALPTSLRMEKHRQNGIGPNSARFTLLDDYLHVVDTALWLAGESATLTSGRVQTNAQGQMLYAEHHFDAGDCLITTSMHRDAGTQRESVQAISFGRCYQINDMRQWQQESDGQVISLPAPGWQTTLEQRGFVGAVRHFIDAVSHQTAPQLSGEEAIYAQRMIEVMLQQ from the coding sequence ATGATTGATAAGGATGCTATGAACAAAGCGGGCGTTGGCAAAAAACTGCGTGTGGGTATCGTTGGCCTGGGGGGGATTGCGCAAAAAGCCTATCTGCCGATCCTGACCCAAGCGCTGGATTGGCAGCTGACTGGCGCATTTTCGCCCAATCAAATTAAGGCGCAGCCGGTGTGCGACAGCTACCGAATGCGCTATTTCTCGCGCTTGGATACCCTCGCCGCTGAGTGTGATGCTATTTTTGTTCACAGCAGCACCGCCAGCCATTTTCAGGTGGTGAGTGAGCTGTTGCGGGCCGGAATTCATGTTTATGTCGATAAGCCGCTGGCTGAAACACTGGCGCAGTCGGAGCAATTGATCGCTTTGGCCACCAAACAAAAGTTGGCGTTGATGGTCGGTTTTAACCGCCGTTTTTCGCCGTTATACCAGCAGCTTAAGCAAGAGATGGCCCTGCCGACCTCACTGCGCATGGAGAAACATCGCCAAAACGGCATCGGGCCAAATAGTGCCCGTTTTACCTTGCTGGATGACTATCTGCATGTGGTGGATACCGCGTTATGGCTGGCGGGGGAGTCGGCAACATTGACCAGCGGCCGCGTGCAAACCAACGCGCAGGGGCAGATGTTGTATGCCGAGCACCATTTCGACGCGGGCGATTGCCTGATAACCACCAGTATGCATCGCGATGCCGGTACTCAGCGGGAGAGTGTGCAAGCTATCAGCTTCGGGCGCTGTTATCAGATTAATGATATGCGCCAGTGGCAGCAGGAGTCTGATGGGCAGGTGATTAGTTTGCCCGCCCCCGGTTGGCAAACCACCCTGGAGCAGCGCGGCTTTGTCGGGGCTGTACGTCACTTTATTGACGCGGTGAGCCACCAAACGGCCCCGCAACTCTCGGGTGAAGAGGCGATTTATGCTCAACGCATGATAGAAGTGATGTTACAGCAGTAG